The proteins below are encoded in one region of Flavobacterium sp. IMCC34852:
- a CDS encoding NADP(H)-dependent aldo-keto reductase, whose translation MNYTTLPNTDIKVSKVCLGTMTFGEQNTESDAHAQLDYAIEKGINFIDTAEMYPIAARQATLGSTEKYIGSWLKKTGNRDNLVIATKIAGPNRGMEYIRQPLNFSKKSIHEAVELSLKNLQTDYIDLYQMHWPERVMNMFGQRGVSKIDTQWQDNFFEVLSVYDGLIKEGKLRHIGVSNENPYGVMKFLNESEKHNLPRIATIQNPYSLLNRLFEVGLSEICMRENVGLMAYSPLAFSFLTGKHLNGLQPDSRLGLFPQFTRYAGENCWKATKLYQELAQDNGLTLTQMALAFVNQQDFVMSTIIGATKMEQLQENIAAFEVQLSPEVIAEINKIQSVFPDPAP comes from the coding sequence ATGAACTACACTACTTTACCCAATACCGATATCAAAGTCAGCAAAGTCTGTTTGGGCACGATGACTTTTGGCGAACAAAATACTGAAAGCGATGCGCATGCCCAATTGGATTACGCGATTGAAAAAGGAATTAACTTTATAGACACTGCCGAAATGTACCCGATTGCGGCACGACAAGCTACTTTAGGTTCTACGGAAAAGTATATTGGGAGTTGGTTAAAGAAAACCGGAAACCGAGACAACTTGGTTATCGCTACTAAAATCGCAGGACCGAATCGCGGGATGGAATACATTCGCCAGCCTTTGAATTTCTCTAAGAAAAGCATACACGAAGCGGTAGAACTGAGTTTAAAAAATCTCCAAACCGATTATATCGATTTGTACCAAATGCATTGGCCGGAACGCGTGATGAACATGTTCGGACAACGTGGTGTTTCCAAAATTGATACTCAATGGCAAGATAATTTTTTTGAAGTCTTAAGCGTTTATGACGGTTTGATTAAAGAAGGGAAGCTAAGACACATTGGTGTTTCTAACGAAAATCCGTATGGCGTGATGAAGTTTTTAAACGAAAGCGAAAAGCATAATTTGCCCAGAATTGCCACGATTCAAAATCCGTATTCTTTATTGAATCGCTTGTTTGAAGTAGGTTTGTCGGAGATTTGTATGCGCGAAAATGTGGGTTTGATGGCTTATTCTCCACTGGCGTTTAGTTTTTTAACCGGGAAGCATTTGAACGGTCTGCAACCGGATTCTCGTTTGGGATTGTTTCCTCAGTTTACCCGATATGCCGGTGAAAATTGTTGGAAAGCCACCAAACTGTATCAAGAATTGGCGCAAGACAACGGATTGACTTTAACCCAAATGGCTTTAGCTTTTGTAAACCAACAAGATTTTGTGATGTCAACTATTATCGGTGCGACTAAAATGGAACAACTACAAGAAAACATTGCGGCCTTTGAAGTGCAATTATCGCCCGAAGTCATTGCCGAAATTAATAAAATCCAATCGGTATTTCCTGATCCGGCGCCTTAA
- a CDS encoding M48 family metallopeptidase, with product MIQRTIFQGLIIVMTFGAVWFGFSQLDFMKFFKVEARTHELENELGEMIWDEISRTEDLVSNDTLTKTLDSLINPICKANGIERDSLKVHIIIKDEINAFALPNNHLVVYTGLIEDCKRQEALQGVLGHEIAHIEKNHVMKKLSKELGYSVLIQATGNGGGRLAREVLQSLTSSAYDRTLEKEADITSVDYLIAAKIDPKPMADFMYQMAQDSNMSDAMYWISDHPESEERAQYILEYIKGKKLKSKATLSDKDWKAFQDRIKEE from the coding sequence ATGATACAAAGAACCATTTTTCAGGGATTGATTATAGTAATGACCTTTGGCGCTGTCTGGTTTGGTTTTTCCCAATTGGATTTCATGAAATTTTTCAAAGTAGAGGCAAGAACCCATGAACTTGAAAATGAATTGGGCGAAATGATTTGGGATGAAATCTCCAGAACTGAAGACCTTGTCAGCAACGATACGCTTACCAAAACATTAGACAGTTTGATTAATCCGATTTGTAAAGCCAATGGCATAGAACGCGATTCTTTAAAAGTACATATCATAATTAAAGATGAAATTAATGCTTTTGCTTTGCCCAATAATCACTTGGTTGTTTACACCGGATTGATAGAAGATTGTAAAAGACAAGAAGCTTTGCAAGGTGTTTTGGGACACGAAATTGCCCATATCGAGAAAAATCACGTGATGAAAAAATTGTCCAAAGAGTTAGGATATAGTGTTTTAATTCAGGCGACCGGTAATGGTGGCGGCAGATTGGCGAGAGAGGTTTTACAATCGTTGACTTCTTCAGCCTACGACAGAACATTAGAGAAAGAAGCTGATATTACCAGTGTTGATTATTTGATAGCCGCCAAAATAGATCCAAAACCTATGGCCGATTTTATGTACCAAATGGCTCAGGACAGCAATATGAGTGATGCCATGTATTGGATTTCCGATCACCCGGAATCAGAAGAACGAGCCCAATATATTTTAGAGTATATCAAAGGCAAAAAACTAAAAAGTAAAGCCACACTTTCGGATAAAGACTGGAAAGCTTTTCAGGATAGAATTAAGGAAGAATAG
- a CDS encoding GNAT family N-acyltransferase, with the protein MGLVTAKEVAKAINADKYGVFGTFCGWLLMKALKISTLNKIYDRNKHLSEVEFLNAILDEFQIKFEIPEDDLKRLPKDGAYITISNHPLGGIDGILLLKLMLEREPNFKIIANFLLHRIEPMKPYIMPVNPFENHKDAKSSVIGIKETLRHLSDGKPLGMFPAGEVSTYKDGQLVVDKAWEEGAIKVIRKAQVPVVPIYFHAKNSRFFYFLSKINPTLRTAKLPSELLTQKDRVIKVRIGKPISVAEQNEHKTIEEYSEFLRRKTYMLANSFNEESKLLSSQNLNLNLNLKTPKSPKQIVKPANHDKILEEVEVLKEGDYRLLQSKNYIVFLVTADKIPNILHEIGRLREITFRAVGEGTNESIDLDQYDNYYHHMFLWDDENQQIAGAYRMGLGAEIFPKYGIEGFYLQDLFRFEPELYGMMSQSIEMGRAFIVNEYQQKPMPLFLLWKGIVHTTLRYPEHKYLIGGVSISNQFTEFSKSLMIEFMKSHYYDPYVAQYIHPKKEFKVKLKDADKDFVFNETEADLNKFDKIIDEVEPGSLRLPVLIKKYIKQNARVVAFNVDPLFNNAVDGLMYIRIADLPESTVKPVMEEFQAELERKEKNYK; encoded by the coding sequence ATGGGTTTAGTTACTGCTAAAGAAGTTGCAAAAGCAATAAATGCTGATAAATACGGGGTTTTCGGTACTTTTTGCGGCTGGCTATTAATGAAAGCTTTAAAGATTTCAACCTTAAACAAAATCTACGACCGCAACAAACATTTGAGCGAAGTAGAATTCCTGAATGCGATTTTGGATGAGTTTCAAATTAAATTTGAAATTCCGGAAGACGATTTAAAACGATTACCCAAAGATGGCGCTTATATTACCATTTCCAACCATCCGCTTGGTGGGATTGACGGTATTTTATTATTGAAATTAATGCTCGAAAGAGAACCGAATTTCAAAATCATCGCCAATTTCCTGTTGCATCGCATCGAACCGATGAAACCATACATCATGCCGGTCAATCCTTTTGAGAATCACAAAGATGCCAAATCGAGTGTGATCGGAATTAAAGAAACTTTACGCCATTTGAGTGACGGCAAACCTTTGGGCATGTTTCCCGCCGGAGAAGTATCCACTTATAAAGACGGCCAATTGGTAGTAGACAAAGCCTGGGAAGAAGGCGCCATTAAAGTAATCCGTAAAGCCCAAGTCCCGGTGGTTCCGATTTATTTTCACGCCAAAAATAGTCGCTTTTTTTACTTTTTATCAAAAATCAACCCAACGCTTCGCACTGCGAAATTGCCTTCGGAATTGTTGACCCAAAAAGACCGAGTAATTAAAGTGCGTATCGGGAAACCCATTTCAGTAGCCGAACAAAACGAACACAAAACCATAGAAGAATACTCGGAGTTTTTGCGTCGTAAGACTTATATGTTGGCCAATTCTTTCAACGAAGAATCCAAATTATTGAGTTCGCAAAACCTGAACCTCAACTTGAATTTAAAAACCCCTAAGAGTCCGAAACAAATTGTAAAACCGGCCAACCACGACAAAATTTTAGAAGAAGTAGAAGTGTTGAAAGAGGGTGATTACCGCTTGTTGCAAAGTAAAAACTACATTGTCTTTTTGGTGACTGCCGATAAGATTCCGAATATTTTACACGAAATAGGTCGTTTGCGCGAAATTACCTTTAGAGCCGTTGGCGAAGGAACCAACGAGTCTATCGACTTAGACCAATACGACAATTATTACCATCATATGTTTCTTTGGGACGATGAAAACCAACAAATTGCCGGTGCTTACCGCATGGGATTGGGCGCGGAGATTTTTCCTAAATACGGTATAGAAGGTTTTTATTTGCAGGATTTATTCCGTTTTGAACCCGAATTGTATGGCATGATGTCGCAATCCATAGAAATGGGAAGAGCGTTTATTGTGAATGAATACCAACAAAAACCAATGCCTTTATTCTTGCTTTGGAAAGGCATTGTGCATACCACTTTGCGTTATCCGGAACATAAATATTTGATTGGCGGCGTGAGCATCAGTAACCAATTTACAGAATTCTCTAAATCGTTGATGATAGAATTTATGAAGTCGCATTATTACGATCCGTATGTGGCACAATACATTCACCCGAAAAAAGAATTCAAAGTAAAACTAAAAGATGCCGATAAAGATTTCGTTTTCAATGAAACGGAAGCCGATTTAAATAAATTCGATAAAATTATAGACGAAGTAGAACCGGGCAGTTTGAGACTTCCTGTTTTAATCAAAAAATACATCAAACAAAATGCACGCGTAGTAGCGTTTAATGTTGATCCGTTATTTAATAACGCTGTCGATGGTTTGATGTACATCAGAATCGCCGATTTACCGGAAAGCACGGTAAAACCGGTGATGGAAGAATTCCAAGCCGAACTCGAACGAAAAGAAAAGAATTATAAATAG
- a CDS encoding OmpA family protein has product MIKRIVLGVVALTVMSSCVSKKIYNDLENKYTDLKKENRSLSDEVDELHKANAEFDSVNKSLMAELSKLKADRDKLQADCTATTNNLKALQESYAALEKNSNDALETNMNKNRELLAQLEAKEKAMAAEQDRLNKLRDELASSTKRLNELESMIAAKDASMKRLKETLSKALNAFEGKGLTVEQKNGKVYVSMENKLLFQTGSWAVGSEGRKAVVEVGKVLAQNPDITVLIEGHTDNDKIYGAIGGGVENNWDLSTKRATAIVNILGENAGIQKKNLTAAGRGEYAPLMSNDTQEGKAKNRRIEIILTPKLDEISKMLNEF; this is encoded by the coding sequence ATGATAAAAAGAATAGTTTTAGGAGTAGTAGCATTGACTGTAATGTCTTCTTGTGTGTCTAAAAAAATCTACAATGATTTAGAGAATAAGTACACCGATTTAAAAAAAGAAAATCGTTCGTTGTCGGATGAAGTAGATGAATTGCACAAAGCGAATGCCGAGTTTGATTCGGTTAACAAATCATTAATGGCAGAATTGTCAAAACTCAAAGCTGACCGCGACAAACTCCAAGCCGATTGTACGGCAACGACCAATAATTTAAAGGCTCTACAAGAATCGTATGCGGCTTTGGAGAAAAATAGCAACGATGCTTTGGAAACCAATATGAACAAAAACCGTGAGTTATTGGCTCAGTTAGAAGCCAAAGAAAAAGCCATGGCTGCAGAACAAGATCGATTGAATAAATTGAGAGATGAATTGGCTTCGAGCACCAAAAGATTAAACGAATTGGAAAGCATGATTGCCGCCAAAGATGCAAGCATGAAACGATTAAAGGAAACGTTGTCAAAAGCGCTGAATGCCTTTGAAGGAAAAGGACTGACCGTAGAACAAAAAAATGGCAAAGTATACGTTTCCATGGAAAACAAATTGTTGTTTCAAACCGGAAGTTGGGCTGTAGGTTCAGAAGGTAGAAAAGCGGTAGTAGAAGTGGGGAAAGTATTGGCTCAGAATCCTGACATTACGGTTTTAATTGAAGGGCATACCGACAACGACAAAATTTACGGCGCTATTGGCGGCGGTGTAGAGAACAACTGGGATTTATCGACCAAAAGAGCCACAGCGATAGTGAATATTTTGGGAGAAAATGCCGGAATTCAAAAGAAAAATTTAACCGCAGCCGGTAGAGGAGAATACGCACCGCTAATGAGTAACGATACGCAAGAGGGCAAAGCCAAAAACCGCAGGATTGAAATTATTTTGACTCCGAAATTGGATGAGATTTCAAAGATGTTGAATGAGTTTTAA
- a CDS encoding exodeoxyribonuclease III: MRIISYNVNGIRAAISKGFLTWLQQANPDVICLQEIKATEDQIPLLDVELSGYPYHYWFPATKKGYSGVAILSKIKPNNVVFGTGIDHMDFEGRNLRVDFDDFSVMSLYLPSGTNIERLDHKFMYMDDFQNYINELKKEIPNLIICGDYNICHEAIDIHDPIRNKTVSGFLPEERAWLDKFMKSGFIDTFRFFNKEPHHYSWWSYRANARANNKGWRIDYCLASEPLRNRLKRAVILPEAKHSDHCPVLVEID; this comes from the coding sequence ATGCGAATTATCTCTTATAATGTAAATGGCATTCGTGCGGCCATATCCAAAGGGTTTTTGACTTGGTTGCAACAAGCCAACCCCGATGTTATTTGTCTCCAAGAAATCAAAGCGACCGAAGATCAAATCCCGTTATTAGACGTTGAACTCTCCGGCTATCCTTATCATTATTGGTTTCCGGCTACTAAGAAAGGCTACAGCGGAGTGGCTATTTTATCCAAAATAAAACCCAATAATGTGGTTTTCGGAACCGGAATTGACCATATGGATTTTGAAGGCAGAAATCTTCGCGTAGATTTTGATGATTTTTCAGTGATGAGTTTGTATTTGCCTTCAGGGACAAATATTGAACGATTGGACCACAAATTCATGTACATGGATGACTTCCAAAATTATATCAACGAATTAAAAAAAGAAATCCCGAATTTGATTATCTGTGGCGATTATAATATTTGTCACGAAGCGATTGATATTCACGATCCAATTAGAAACAAAACGGTCTCAGGATTTTTACCCGAAGAACGCGCCTGGTTGGATAAATTCATGAAAAGCGGTTTTATCGATACTTTCAGATTCTTTAACAAAGAACCGCATCATTACAGTTGGTGGAGTTATCGCGCCAATGCCAGAGCCAATAACAAAGGTTGGAGGATTGATTATTGTTTGGCCAGCGAACCGTTGAGAAACCGATTGAAAAGAGCCGTGATTTTGCCCGAAGCCAAGCATTCCGACCATTGTCCGGTTTTGGTGGAAATTGATTAA
- a CDS encoding murein L,D-transpeptidase catalytic domain-containing protein: MKKIMLGCFTLTVFFFGYQFISKKPFKTHSIAVTSEDTINRRLQQQAESLKTFIKKNSEYNSDLVFLIDMKIKSGENRFFVYDLKEHKIKDQGLVAHGSGSETGSENQLKFSNIPNSNTTSLGKYAIGHHYVGKFGKAYKLYGLDKTNDKAFERFIVLHYYDKVPYEQQSEPICNSLGCPMVNEKFFNRLEKILDNAEKKILLNIYY; encoded by the coding sequence AACGGTCTTCTTTTTCGGTTATCAATTTATTTCCAAAAAACCATTCAAAACCCACTCTATTGCGGTGACATCAGAAGATACTATCAACCGGAGACTACAACAACAGGCTGAAAGTCTCAAAACATTTATCAAAAAAAACAGCGAATACAACAGTGACCTCGTTTTTTTAATTGATATGAAAATAAAATCGGGTGAAAATCGCTTTTTTGTTTACGATTTAAAAGAACATAAAATTAAAGACCAAGGTTTAGTGGCACATGGTTCGGGTTCGGAAACCGGTAGTGAAAACCAATTGAAATTCAGCAATATTCCCAATTCAAACACGACTTCTTTGGGTAAATATGCTATCGGGCATCATTATGTGGGCAAATTTGGAAAAGCCTATAAATTGTATGGTTTAGACAAAACCAACGACAAAGCTTTTGAGCGTTTCATCGTCTTGCATTACTATGATAAAGTGCCTTACGAACAACAATCAGAACCCATTTGCAATAGTTTAGGCTGTCCGATGGTCAATGAAAAATTCTTCAACAGACTCGAAAAAATATTGGATAATGCGGAGAAGAAAATCCTTCTGAACATTTACTATTAA
- a CDS encoding DUF4870 domain-containing protein gives MIQETTFVYKPGEHECEKSSNSYLMSLVALIAGLPLPIINLLATFFFFLANRKGTYFVRWHCTQALLSQLALLGINSASFWWTVSILFSDEKVSNEYFAYIFTVIIFNVFEIFSTIYAAVQTRKGKHVQFLFFGNVTNLICKP, from the coding sequence ATGATACAAGAAACCACTTTTGTCTACAAACCCGGTGAACACGAATGCGAAAAGTCATCCAATAGTTATTTGATGTCCTTGGTAGCCTTGATTGCCGGATTGCCTTTACCGATTATTAACTTGTTGGCCACTTTCTTTTTCTTTTTGGCCAATAGAAAAGGGACTTACTTTGTACGATGGCATTGTACACAAGCTTTGTTGTCACAGTTAGCTTTATTGGGAATTAACAGCGCCAGCTTTTGGTGGACGGTTTCCATTTTGTTCTCGGATGAAAAAGTGAGCAATGAATATTTCGCTTACATTTTTACGGTAATTATATTCAACGTATTTGAAATTTTTTCTACCATTTATGCCGCTGTACAAACCCGAAAAGGGAAACATGTACAGTTTTTATTTTTCGGTAATGTTACTAACTTAATCTGTAAACCATAA